In a single window of the Gossypium hirsutum isolate 1008001.06 chromosome A13, Gossypium_hirsutum_v2.1, whole genome shotgun sequence genome:
- the LOC107893424 gene encoding FIP1[V]-like protein isoform X2 — protein sequence MEDDDEFGDLYTDVLGPFSSTSTTTSLSSLAPQPFQPSPTPTQLLRPIDLNLQSQHDGNTLFGAPAAQTLAPFKSPPSPPAVPAEAEAPDSIPSSLGSVSEPMVLDSKHESADGKELEFDIEEGGGNGVEDIGSNDPLIPGLTEVVRQEGNNIGIRGSQAEADGERDDWDSDSEDDLQIVLNDNNHGPVAMETGEMIGEDDDDDEDGDPLVILADGDANQGTAEQEWGEERGQAADGEKKEGGEAGKVTSGGVLAPKIGYSSHLYHPFHSQFKYVRPGATPMPGATAGGSGGAPGQVSPIMGAMAGRGRGDWRPSGMKAGPPMQKGFHPSFGAPGWGNNTAGRGFGGGLEFTLPSHKTIFDVDIDSFEEKPWKYPGVDLSDFFNFGLNEESWKDYCKQLEQHRLETTMQSKIRVYESGRTEQGYDPDLPPELAAATAQVVPAAANLVKSDGGQNDMTKGAGRVRPPLPTGRPIQVEGGSGERLPSIDTRPPRVRDSDAVIEIVCEDTLDDDSSTGNGVEGRAENDLPMEDLRGDLASEAAIAHEETEYFDDSADACKSRKKELVGRTVNFAHDNVREVNGVLPFPVEASRPYGPGPRVQSPMGPSENSGSPPDERHQQGRIRRKSPCITPIHGERDNFNDTDREESVERMDGKSPRVVRDPRESSVEHKDHVDDELEPADGSPVTEKDELINGTHKDEHSLNPMRNEKISSQAEQWKLCERDDDEDSRAARSSENSKARSGSSRDYQKWRDGAEEEVVQGERSSRIGIVKKHLDENDQNFRRKDRDGRLEIERNCMVGKPGEDSYPLRDVDASLSHNLPVKKEGFGRRRESDNPDGTWQWREDDPYGRKERTEDLRKRDHDNEMGSRNRAKVRESERSDKDDYPSRKQLDNGNYKDVSARHRERDDNLKSRYEAADDYPSKRRKDEEYLRRDHTNKEEILQGRRESSGSRRKRERDEILDPRKRDERRRTRENFDEHHSARHKDEVWLNREKVERLRERDEWHRIKQSHDGSLSKREREEGRGTVRSGRGSEDKACGGHTRGKDEYKVSEKEYQLKETVRHSEQVKRRDRNDDESSSRHRGREDLYARGHQFSNDERKSRPERSSTRSDHGVDASDSQKGHEKKHKENTRKNRESEGGNQTTLGSAKKSREDLSGHNNET from the exons ATGGAAGACGACGATGAGTTTGGAGATCTTTACACGGACGTTCTCGGGCCTTTCTCATCAACATCCACGACGACGTCGTTGTCATCTCTTGCTCCGCAGCCATTCCAGCCTTCTCCTACACCCACACAGCTCCTCCGTCCGATCGATCTCAACCTTCAGTCTCAACACGATGGCAATACCCTCTTCGGAGCTCCCGCCGCCCAAACCCTAGCCCCCTTTAAATCTCCTCCTTCTCCCCCGGCTGTTCCTGCTGAGGCAGAAGCTCCGGATTCTATTCCTTCTTCCCTTGGTTCAGTTTCCGAACCAATGGTTCTGGATTCCAAACATGAATCGGCGGATGGAAAAGAGCTTGAATTTGATATTGAAGAGGGTGGTGGTAATGGAGTTGAGGATATAGGCTCAAATGATCCGTTAATCCCGGGTTTAACCGAAGTGGTTCGCCAGGAAGGTAACAATATTGGGATTCGAGGCAGTCAAGCGGAAGCCGATGGAGAAAGGGATGATTGGGACAGTGACAGTGAAGATGATCTACAGATTGTATTAAACGACAACAACCACGGCCCGGTGGCTATGGAAACAGGAGAAATGATAGGCGAAGATGATGACGATGACGAAGATGGGGACCCGCTTGTGATACTGGCTGATGGAGATGCAAACCAAGGGACGGCGGAGCAGGAATGGGGCGAAGAAAGAGGGCAAGCGGCTGATGGGGAGAAGAAAGAAGGGGGAGAAGCAGGGAAGGTTACCAGTGGCGGCGTTCTTGCACCAAAAATTGGGTACAGCAGTCATCTGTACCATCCGTTTCATTCTCAGTTTAAG TATGTAAGACCTGGTGCAACACCAATGCCTGGAGCCACTGCAGGTGGTTCTGGAGGAGCCCCAGGTCAGGTTTCTCCAATCATGGGTGCTATGGCTGGTCGTGGTAGAGGTGATTGGAGACCATCTGGAATGAAAGCTGGTCCTCCCATGCAAAAAGGTTTCCACCCTAGTTTTGGAGCTCCTGGCTGGGGTAATAACACAGCAGGGCGAGGTTTTGGTGGTGGGCTGGAATTCACTCTTCCTTCTCACAA GACCATATTCGATGTTGACATTGACAGTTTTGAGGAAAAGCCATGGAAATATCCTGGCGTTGATCTCTCTGACTTCTTCAACTTTGGTCTAAATGAGGAGAGCTGGAAAGATTATTGCAAACAACTG gaaCAACACCGCTTGGAGACCACCATGCAAAGCAAAATTCGTGTTTATGAAAGTGGGAGAACCGAGCAG GGTTATGATCCAGATTTGCCTCCAGAATTGGCAGCAGCAACTGCACAAGTGGTACCAGCTGCTGCTAATCTTGTAAAGTCAGATGGTGGACAAAATGACATGACAAAAGGAGCTGGTCGAGTGCGACCGCCACTG CCAACTGGAAGACCGATACAGGTGGAGGGAGGTTCTGGAGAACGCCTCCCTTCCATTGATACTCGGCCACCTCGTGTACGTGATTCAGATGCAGTTATTGAG ATTGTCTGTGAGGATACTCTAGATGATGATTCCTCCACGGGCAACGGTGTTGAAGGCCGAGCAGAAAATGATCTACCGATGGAGGATCTTAGAGGAGATCTTGCATCTGAAGCTGCGATTGCACATGAAGAAACTGAATATTTTGATGATTCTGCAGATGCTTGTAAAAGTCGAAAGAAGGAACTAGTTGGAAGGACTGTGAATTTTGCTCACGATAATGTGCGTGAAGTCAATGGGGTTTTGCCTTTCCCTGTGGAAGCATCACGTCCATATGGTCCTGGACCTAGGGTTCAGAGTCCTATGGGTCCTAGTGAAAACTCAGGCAGTCCTCCTGATGAGAG GCATCAGCAGGGAAGAATACGTAGGAAGTCCCCTTGCATTACACCTATTCATGGTGAACGTGATAATTTCAATGATACTGATAGGGAAGAATCTGTTGAACGCATGGATGGTAAATCTCCTCGCGTAGTTAGAGATCCCAGGGAGTCAAGTGTTGAGCATAAGGATCATGTTGATGATGAACTTGAGCCAGCTGATGGAAGCCCTGTTACAGAAAAGGATGAGCTGATAAATGGTACCCATAAAGATGAGCATTCACTTAATCCCATGAGAAATGAAAAAATAAGTTCTCAAGCAGAGCAATGGAAGCTTTGTGAACGTGATGATGATGAGGATTCTAGGGCTGCAAGGAGTAGTGAAAACAGCAAAGCAAGATCTGGCAGCAGCAGAGATTATCAGAAGTGGCGAGATGGTGCTGAGGAGGAAGTTGTTCAAGGTGAACGTTCTTCTCGCATTGGGATTGTCAAGAAGCATCTTgatgaaaatgatcaaaatttccGGAGAAAAGATCGCGATGGGAGACTTGAgattgaaagaaattgcatggtaggtaaACCAGGAGAGGATTCTTATCCTCTTAGAGATGTTGACGCTAGCTTGTCACATAATTTGCCCGTTAAAAAAGAGGGTTTTGGTAGGCGAAGGGAGAGTGACAACCCTGATGGTACTTGGCAATGGAGAGAAGATGATCCTTATGGCAGAAAAGAAAGAACTGAGGACCTAAGGAAGAGAGATCATGATAATGAAATGGGTTCTAGGAACAGGGCTAAGGTTCGAGAAAGTGAGAGGAGTGACAAAGATGATTATCCATCTAGAAAACAATTGGACAATGGCAATTATAAGGATGTCAGTGCAAGACATAGGGAAAGAGATGATAATTTGAAGAGTAGGTATGAAGCAGCAGATGATTACCCAAGCAAAAGAAGGAAAGATGAGGAGTACCTAAGGAGGGACCATACAAACAAGGAGGAGATCCTGCAAGGACGTAGAGAATCCAGTGGCAGTCGTAGGAAGCGAGAAAGGGATGAAATCTTAGACCCACGTAAGAGAGATGAGCGACGAAGAACaagagagaattttgatgaaCATCATTCAGCTCGGCACAAGGATGAGGTTTGGTTGAATAGAGAGAAGGTTGAGAGGCTGCGGGAGAGGGATGAATGGCATAGGATAAAGCAATCCCATGATGGAAGTTTATCAAAACGGGAGAGAGAGGAAGGACGAGGTACTGTGAGGAGTGGCCGTGGTTCAGAAGACAAAGCTTGTGGTGGACATACCAGGGGAAAGGATGAGTATAAAGTTTCTGAAAAAGAATACCAACTCAAAGAGACAGTACGCCACAGTGAACAGGTGAAGAGAAGGGATCGGAATGATGACGAAAGTTCCTCACGCCATAGAGGGCGTGAAGATTTGTATGCACGTGGACACCAATTTAGTAATGATGAGAGAAAATCCAGGCCGGAAAGGTCAAGCACTCGGAGTGACCACGGTGTCGATGCTTCGGATAGCCAGAAGGGGCATGAGAAGAAACATAAAGAAAACACTAGGAAGAATAGAGAATCTGAAGGTGGGAATCAAACTACTTTGGGTTCTGCCAAGAAAAGTCGAGAAGATTTAAGTGGTCACAACAATGAAACG TGA
- the LOC107893424 gene encoding FIP1[V]-like protein isoform X1 produces MEDDDEFGDLYTDVLGPFSSTSTTTSLSSLAPQPFQPSPTPTQLLRPIDLNLQSQHDGNTLFGAPAAQTLAPFKSPPSPPAVPAEAEAPDSIPSSLGSVSEPMVLDSKHESADGKELEFDIEEGGGNGVEDIGSNDPLIPGLTEVVRQEGNNIGIRGSQAEADGERDDWDSDSEDDLQIVLNDNNHGPVAMETGEMIGEDDDDDEDGDPLVILADGDANQGTAEQEWGEERGQAADGEKKEGGEAGKVTSGGVLAPKIGYSSHLYHPFHSQFKYVRPGATPMPGATAGGSGGAPGQVSPIMGAMAGRGRGDWRPSGMKAGPPMQKGFHPSFGAPGWGNNTAGRGFGGGLEFTLPSHKTIFDVDIDSFEEKPWKYPGVDLSDFFNFGLNEESWKDYCKQLEQHRLETTMQSKIRVYESGRTEQGYDPDLPPELAAATAQVVPAAANLVKSDGGQNDMTKGAGRVRPPLPTGRPIQVEGGSGERLPSIDTRPPRVRDSDAVIEIVCEDTLDDDSSTGNGVEGRAENDLPMEDLRGDLASEAAIAHEETEYFDDSADACKSRKKELVGRTVNFAHDNVREVNGVLPFPVEASRPYGPGPRVQSPMGPSENSGSPPDERHQQGRIRRKSPCITPIHGERDNFNDTDREESVERMDGKSPRVVRDPRESSVEHKDHVDDELEPADGSPVTEKDELINGTHKDEHSLNPMRNEKISSQAEQWKLCERDDDEDSRAARSSENSKARSGSSRDYQKWRDGAEEEVVQGERSSRIGIVKKHLDENDQNFRRKDRDGRLEIERNCMVGKPGEDSYPLRDVDASLSHNLPVKKEGFGRRRESDNPDGTWQWREDDPYGRKERTEDLRKRDHDNEMGSRNRAKVRESERSDKDDYPSRKQLDNGNYKDVSARHRERDDNLKSRYEAADDYPSKRRKDEEYLRRDHTNKEEILQGRRESSGSRRKRERDEILDPRKRDERRRTRENFDEHHSARHKDEVWLNREKVERLRERDEWHRIKQSHDGSLSKREREEGRGTVRSGRGSEDKACGGHTRGKDEYKVSEKEYQLKETVRHSEQVKRRDRNDDESSSRHRGREDLYARGHQFSNDERKSRPERSSTRSDHGVDASDSQKGHEKKHKENTRKNRESEGGNQTTLGSAKKSREDLSGHNNETGLKSDEKNPVHYNSSRKHKEDASSEDELRESKRGRSKLERWTSHTERDYNINSKSSASLKFKEIEKINNVVSSESNKFPDGPGKSVEPVEHFPPLSDNKGFSEPEIKEADTRPSEDQHLDTVEKLKKRSERFKLPISREKDTLATKTENEALPSTENETPVDSEIKHERPARKRRWISN; encoded by the exons ATGGAAGACGACGATGAGTTTGGAGATCTTTACACGGACGTTCTCGGGCCTTTCTCATCAACATCCACGACGACGTCGTTGTCATCTCTTGCTCCGCAGCCATTCCAGCCTTCTCCTACACCCACACAGCTCCTCCGTCCGATCGATCTCAACCTTCAGTCTCAACACGATGGCAATACCCTCTTCGGAGCTCCCGCCGCCCAAACCCTAGCCCCCTTTAAATCTCCTCCTTCTCCCCCGGCTGTTCCTGCTGAGGCAGAAGCTCCGGATTCTATTCCTTCTTCCCTTGGTTCAGTTTCCGAACCAATGGTTCTGGATTCCAAACATGAATCGGCGGATGGAAAAGAGCTTGAATTTGATATTGAAGAGGGTGGTGGTAATGGAGTTGAGGATATAGGCTCAAATGATCCGTTAATCCCGGGTTTAACCGAAGTGGTTCGCCAGGAAGGTAACAATATTGGGATTCGAGGCAGTCAAGCGGAAGCCGATGGAGAAAGGGATGATTGGGACAGTGACAGTGAAGATGATCTACAGATTGTATTAAACGACAACAACCACGGCCCGGTGGCTATGGAAACAGGAGAAATGATAGGCGAAGATGATGACGATGACGAAGATGGGGACCCGCTTGTGATACTGGCTGATGGAGATGCAAACCAAGGGACGGCGGAGCAGGAATGGGGCGAAGAAAGAGGGCAAGCGGCTGATGGGGAGAAGAAAGAAGGGGGAGAAGCAGGGAAGGTTACCAGTGGCGGCGTTCTTGCACCAAAAATTGGGTACAGCAGTCATCTGTACCATCCGTTTCATTCTCAGTTTAAG TATGTAAGACCTGGTGCAACACCAATGCCTGGAGCCACTGCAGGTGGTTCTGGAGGAGCCCCAGGTCAGGTTTCTCCAATCATGGGTGCTATGGCTGGTCGTGGTAGAGGTGATTGGAGACCATCTGGAATGAAAGCTGGTCCTCCCATGCAAAAAGGTTTCCACCCTAGTTTTGGAGCTCCTGGCTGGGGTAATAACACAGCAGGGCGAGGTTTTGGTGGTGGGCTGGAATTCACTCTTCCTTCTCACAA GACCATATTCGATGTTGACATTGACAGTTTTGAGGAAAAGCCATGGAAATATCCTGGCGTTGATCTCTCTGACTTCTTCAACTTTGGTCTAAATGAGGAGAGCTGGAAAGATTATTGCAAACAACTG gaaCAACACCGCTTGGAGACCACCATGCAAAGCAAAATTCGTGTTTATGAAAGTGGGAGAACCGAGCAG GGTTATGATCCAGATTTGCCTCCAGAATTGGCAGCAGCAACTGCACAAGTGGTACCAGCTGCTGCTAATCTTGTAAAGTCAGATGGTGGACAAAATGACATGACAAAAGGAGCTGGTCGAGTGCGACCGCCACTG CCAACTGGAAGACCGATACAGGTGGAGGGAGGTTCTGGAGAACGCCTCCCTTCCATTGATACTCGGCCACCTCGTGTACGTGATTCAGATGCAGTTATTGAG ATTGTCTGTGAGGATACTCTAGATGATGATTCCTCCACGGGCAACGGTGTTGAAGGCCGAGCAGAAAATGATCTACCGATGGAGGATCTTAGAGGAGATCTTGCATCTGAAGCTGCGATTGCACATGAAGAAACTGAATATTTTGATGATTCTGCAGATGCTTGTAAAAGTCGAAAGAAGGAACTAGTTGGAAGGACTGTGAATTTTGCTCACGATAATGTGCGTGAAGTCAATGGGGTTTTGCCTTTCCCTGTGGAAGCATCACGTCCATATGGTCCTGGACCTAGGGTTCAGAGTCCTATGGGTCCTAGTGAAAACTCAGGCAGTCCTCCTGATGAGAG GCATCAGCAGGGAAGAATACGTAGGAAGTCCCCTTGCATTACACCTATTCATGGTGAACGTGATAATTTCAATGATACTGATAGGGAAGAATCTGTTGAACGCATGGATGGTAAATCTCCTCGCGTAGTTAGAGATCCCAGGGAGTCAAGTGTTGAGCATAAGGATCATGTTGATGATGAACTTGAGCCAGCTGATGGAAGCCCTGTTACAGAAAAGGATGAGCTGATAAATGGTACCCATAAAGATGAGCATTCACTTAATCCCATGAGAAATGAAAAAATAAGTTCTCAAGCAGAGCAATGGAAGCTTTGTGAACGTGATGATGATGAGGATTCTAGGGCTGCAAGGAGTAGTGAAAACAGCAAAGCAAGATCTGGCAGCAGCAGAGATTATCAGAAGTGGCGAGATGGTGCTGAGGAGGAAGTTGTTCAAGGTGAACGTTCTTCTCGCATTGGGATTGTCAAGAAGCATCTTgatgaaaatgatcaaaatttccGGAGAAAAGATCGCGATGGGAGACTTGAgattgaaagaaattgcatggtaggtaaACCAGGAGAGGATTCTTATCCTCTTAGAGATGTTGACGCTAGCTTGTCACATAATTTGCCCGTTAAAAAAGAGGGTTTTGGTAGGCGAAGGGAGAGTGACAACCCTGATGGTACTTGGCAATGGAGAGAAGATGATCCTTATGGCAGAAAAGAAAGAACTGAGGACCTAAGGAAGAGAGATCATGATAATGAAATGGGTTCTAGGAACAGGGCTAAGGTTCGAGAAAGTGAGAGGAGTGACAAAGATGATTATCCATCTAGAAAACAATTGGACAATGGCAATTATAAGGATGTCAGTGCAAGACATAGGGAAAGAGATGATAATTTGAAGAGTAGGTATGAAGCAGCAGATGATTACCCAAGCAAAAGAAGGAAAGATGAGGAGTACCTAAGGAGGGACCATACAAACAAGGAGGAGATCCTGCAAGGACGTAGAGAATCCAGTGGCAGTCGTAGGAAGCGAGAAAGGGATGAAATCTTAGACCCACGTAAGAGAGATGAGCGACGAAGAACaagagagaattttgatgaaCATCATTCAGCTCGGCACAAGGATGAGGTTTGGTTGAATAGAGAGAAGGTTGAGAGGCTGCGGGAGAGGGATGAATGGCATAGGATAAAGCAATCCCATGATGGAAGTTTATCAAAACGGGAGAGAGAGGAAGGACGAGGTACTGTGAGGAGTGGCCGTGGTTCAGAAGACAAAGCTTGTGGTGGACATACCAGGGGAAAGGATGAGTATAAAGTTTCTGAAAAAGAATACCAACTCAAAGAGACAGTACGCCACAGTGAACAGGTGAAGAGAAGGGATCGGAATGATGACGAAAGTTCCTCACGCCATAGAGGGCGTGAAGATTTGTATGCACGTGGACACCAATTTAGTAATGATGAGAGAAAATCCAGGCCGGAAAGGTCAAGCACTCGGAGTGACCACGGTGTCGATGCTTCGGATAGCCAGAAGGGGCATGAGAAGAAACATAAAGAAAACACTAGGAAGAATAGAGAATCTGAAGGTGGGAATCAAACTACTTTGGGTTCTGCCAAGAAAAGTCGAGAAGATTTAAGTGGTCACAACAATGAAACG GGCTTGAAAAGTGATGAGAAGAACCCAGTACATTATAACTCTTCCAGAAAACATAAAGAAGATGCTTCATCAGAGGACGAACTGCGAGAGTCGAAACGAGGGCGCTCCAAATTGGAACGTTGGACAAGCCATACTGAGAGGGATTACAATATCAACAGCAAGTCATCAGCTTCCTTGAAGTTCAAGGAGATTGAGAAGATTAATAATGTTGTGTCTTCCGAGTCTAACAAATTTCCAGATGGACCTGGTAAGTCAGTTGAGCCTGTTGAGCACTTTCCTCCTTTGTCTGACAATAAAGGTTTCAGTGAGCCAGAGATCAAGGAAGCTGATACAAGACCATCGGAGGATCAGCACCTTGACACTGTCGAGAAGCTAAAGAAGCGAAGCGAGAGGTTCAAGCTTCCAATTTCTAGGGAAAAAGATACCCTCGCAACAAAGACAGAGAATGAGGCATTACCTTCGACCGAGAATGAAACTCCTGTAGATTCAGAGATAAAACATGAGAGACCTGCCCGAAAACGAAGGTGGATCAGCAACTAA